One genomic region from Sylvia atricapilla isolate bSylAtr1 chromosome 16, bSylAtr1.pri, whole genome shotgun sequence encodes:
- the NELFCD gene encoding negative elongation factor C/D, with the protein MEDADYFEGSAAEWGSEADGAAQDDEDGEGEDDAEVQQECLKKFSTPDYIMEPSIFNTLKRYFQAGGSPENVIQLLSENYTAVAQTVNLLAEWLIQTGVEPMQVQETVENHLKSLLIKHFDPRKADSIFTEEGETPAWLEQMIAHTTWRDLFYKLAEAHPDCLMLNFTVKLISDAGYQGEITSVSTACQQLEVFSRVLRTSLATILDGGEENLEKNLPEFAKMVCHGEHTYLFAQSMMSILAQEEQGGSAVRRIAQEVQRYAHEKGHDASQITLALGTAASYPRACQALGAMLSKGALNPADITVLFKMFTSMDPPPVELIRVPAFLDLFMQSLFKPGAKINQDHKHKYIHILAYAASVVEMWKKNKRVSINKDELKSTSKAIETVHNLCCNENKGASELVAELSTLYQCIRFPVVAMGVLKWVDWTVSEPRYFQLQTDHTPVHLALLDEISTCHQLLHPQVLQLLVKLFETEHSQLDVMEQLELKKTLLDRMVHLLSRGYVLPVVSYIRKCLEKLDTDISLIRYFVTEVLDVIAPPYTSDFVQLFLPILENESIAGTIKTEGEHDPVTEFIAHCKSNFIMMN; encoded by the exons ATGGAGGACGCCGATTACTTCGAGGGCAGCGCGGCCGAGTGGGGCAGCGAGGCGGATGGGGCCGCG CAAGAtgatgaggatggggagggagaagaTGATGCCGAAGTCCAGCAGGAGTGCCTGAAGAAATTTTCGACCCCTGACTATATAATGGAACCGTCTATATTTAACACCTTAAAGAG ATATTTCCAAGCAGGAGGCTCTCCAGAGAATGTTATTCAGCTTCTCTCTGAAAACTACACTGCAGTGGCACAGACTGTCAATTTGCTGGCAGAGTGGCTCATTCAGACAG GTGTTGAGCCCATGCAGGTTCAGGAGACTGTAGAGAACCACTTGAAGAGTTTACTGATCAAGCACTTTGACCCTCGGAAAGCAGATTCCATCTTCACAGAAGAAGGAGAG ACTCCAGCCTGGCTTGAGCAAATGATAGCACATACCACGTGGAGAGATCTTTTTTACAAGTTGGCAGAAGCCCATCCTGATTGCTTAATGCTTAATTTTACTGTGAAG cttATATCTGATGCTGGGTATCAAGGGGAAATAACCAGTGTTTCAACAGCATGTCAGCAACTAGAAGTATTTTCCAGAGTCCTGCGTACATCTCTGGCAACAATTTTAGatggaggagaagaaaatctTGAGAAAAACCTCCCTGAGTTTGCT AAGATGGTGTGCCATGGGGAACACACTTACCTCTTTGCCCAGTCCATGATGTCCATCCTggcccaggaggagcagggcgGCTCTGCCGTCCGGCGCATCGCCCAGGAGGTGCAGCGGTACGCCCACGAGAA AGGCCATGATGCCAGTCAGATCACCTTAGCACTGGGTACTGCAGCCTCCTACCCCAGAGCTTGCCAGGCTCTGGGGGCAATGCTGTCCAAAGGAGCTCTGAATCCAGCAGATATCACTGTCCTCTTCAAAATGTTTACAAGCATGGACCCACCTCCGGTAGAACTG ATTCGAGTGCCTGCATTTCTAGACCTCTTCATGCAGTCCTTGTTTAAACCAGGTGCTAAGATCAACCAGGATCACAAACATAAATATATCCACATACTGGCATATGCAGCTAGTGTTGTAGAGATGTGGAAAAAG AACAAGAGAGTCAGCATCAACAAGGATGAACTCAAGTCGACCTCAAAAGCCATTGAAACTGTTCACAACCTGTGTTGCAATGAGAACAAAGGGGCATCAGAGCTGGTTGCAGAACTGAGCACTCTCTATCAGTGCATCAG gtTCCCAGTGGTGGCCATGGGTGTGTTGAAGTGGGTGGACTGGACAGTGTCAGAGCCACGGTACTTCCAGCTGCAGACTGATCACACCCCAGTTcacctggcactgctggatgAG ATCAGTACATGCCATCAGCTGCTTCATCCCCAGGTTCTGCAACTTCTTGTCAAGCTCTTTGAAACAgaacattcccagctggatGTGATGGAGCAG ctggagctgaagAAGACTCTCCTGGACAGGATGGTTCACTTGCTGAGCCGAGGGTACGTCCTGCCTGTTGTCAGCTACATCCGCAAatgcctggagaagctggacACCGACATCTCGCTCATCAGATACTTTGTGACAGAG GTGCTCGATGTGATTGCTCCTCCATATACCTCAGACTTTGTACAGCTTTTTCTCCCAATCTTGGAGAACGAAAGCATTGCAGGCACTATAAAAACAGAAGGTGAACATGATCCTGTCACAGAGTTCATAG ctCATTGCAAATCCAACTTTATTATGATGAACTAA